The following proteins are encoded in a genomic region of Ornithinibacillus sp. 4-3:
- a CDS encoding sensor histidine kinase: MADIKTLDHIIDEMIDVVENSKNEIIHISEESIEEYKNLQVELAETQKNVAKFIEQGDELERRVQILRQRLLRVNKFYDQYSEEEVRKVYDSTLQIQTELTTLRQREKSLRDKRDYLERRLIILEQTIERATGLTGKISVVLTYLQDDFKHVNQLIETAKEKQEFSLQIIHAQEEERRRISREIHDGPAQMLANIMLRSELVERMARQGEMELAVKELKNVRQMVQASLYEVRHMIYDLRPMALDDLGLLPTIRKYVSNTAEHHQLNIEFSHVGKKARLKSEYEIAVFRLFQESIQNAIKHAEATKIRVKLEIDDDFLKLTIQDDGKGFDIDEGKRENSFGILGMKERVEMLHGELIIKSKQKLGTKVFIKIPYQAEALREN, translated from the coding sequence ATGGCTGATATAAAGACTTTAGATCATATTATTGACGAGATGATTGATGTTGTTGAAAATAGTAAAAATGAAATCATCCATATTAGTGAAGAATCAATTGAAGAGTATAAAAATTTACAAGTTGAATTGGCAGAAACGCAAAAAAATGTTGCAAAGTTTATTGAGCAAGGGGACGAGTTAGAACGTAGGGTCCAAATATTACGTCAACGCCTTCTCCGAGTTAATAAATTTTACGATCAATATTCAGAAGAAGAAGTCCGTAAAGTATATGATAGTACACTCCAGATACAAACGGAGTTAACCACACTAAGGCAAAGAGAAAAAAGTTTGCGTGACAAACGGGATTATTTAGAAAGACGTTTAATCATATTAGAGCAGACAATTGAACGAGCAACAGGTTTAACAGGGAAAATTTCTGTCGTACTCACTTACCTTCAAGATGATTTCAAACATGTTAATCAGCTTATTGAAACAGCTAAAGAGAAGCAAGAGTTTAGTTTACAAATTATTCATGCACAGGAAGAGGAAAGAAGAAGAATTTCCCGAGAAATTCATGATGGACCAGCACAAATGCTTGCAAATATTATGTTACGTTCTGAATTAGTTGAACGTATGGCGCGTCAAGGCGAAATGGAACTTGCAGTAAAAGAGCTGAAAAATGTTCGCCAAATGGTTCAAGCGTCTTTATATGAAGTAAGGCATATGATTTATGATTTACGTCCAATGGCATTAGATGATCTCGGACTTCTTCCAACGATTCGAAAATATGTTTCGAATACAGCAGAGCATCATCAACTAAATATTGAATTTTCCCACGTAGGAAAGAAAGCCCGATTAAAATCAGAATATGAAATTGCTGTTTTTAGATTATTTCAAGAATCAATTCAAAACGCAATTAAGCATGCAGAAGCAACGAAGATTAGAGTGAAATTAGAAATTGATGATGATTTCTTAAAACTTACTATCCAAGATGATGGTAAAGGTTTTGACATAGATGAGGGTAAGCGAGAAAATTCATTTGGAATTTTGGGCATGAAGGAAAGAGTTGAAATGCTTCATGGAGAATTAATAATTAAATCCAAACAGAAATTGGGAACAAAGGTATTTATTAAAATTCCATATCAAGCAGAAGCATTAAGAGAAAATTAA
- a CDS encoding response regulator: protein MNPKKTIDIVLIDDHKLFREGVRRILDFEPMFSVVAEGGDGNVAEQLISQYNPDVVLMDINMPDINGIDATAKLVEKFPETNIIILSIHDDESYVTHSLKIGAKGYLLKEMDADSLIVAIKVVSAGGSYIHPKVTHNIVEEYRKLAAQNGINSLATVEYSRPLHILTKRECQVLQLLAEGNSNRSISDNLFISEKTVKNHVSNILQKMRVNDRTQAVVTAIRNGWVEV from the coding sequence ATGAATCCTAAAAAGACAATTGATATCGTCCTAATTGATGACCACAAGTTATTTAGAGAAGGTGTAAGAAGGATATTGGATTTTGAGCCAATGTTCAGCGTAGTAGCTGAAGGTGGCGATGGGAATGTTGCGGAGCAATTAATTAGCCAATATAATCCAGATGTAGTGCTAATGGATATCAACATGCCTGATATAAATGGAATTGATGCAACTGCAAAGCTAGTTGAGAAATTCCCAGAGACAAATATTATTATTCTTTCTATTCACGATGATGAAAGCTATGTGACACATTCATTAAAAATAGGTGCCAAAGGTTACCTGTTAAAAGAAATGGATGCTGATTCTCTGATAGTAGCAATTAAAGTGGTTAGTGCGGGTGGATCATATATTCATCCAAAGGTTACTCATAATATTGTAGAAGAGTATCGTAAATTAGCAGCACAAAACGGGATTAACTCTTTAGCAACTGTGGAATATAGTCGTCCACTTCATATTTTAACGAAAAGAGAATGTCAGGTACTACAGCTACTAGCAGAAGGGAATAGTAACCGTTCTATTTCAGATAATTTATTTATTAGTGAAAAAACGGTTAAAAACCATGTTAGTAATATTTTACAGAAAATGCGAGTGAATGACCGAACACAGGCAGTAGTAACTGCAATTCGAAATGGTTGGGTAGAGGTTTAA
- a CDS encoding DegV family protein — translation MKIAVMTDSTAYIPKDLVEKYNIHTVPLAVVFGDEIYREEVDISPEEFYQKVRESEKLPTTSQPSVGDAVTKLEELAKDYDAVISIHISSELSGTYNAVISAGEMVEGIKLYAFDSKISAMALGFFVLEAAKLIEQNKTPEEILKYLHEFHDKVNAYFMVDDLSHLQRGGRLSGAQAFIGSLLKIKPILHIVDGKILPFEKIRTTKKALQRILNLLEEDIQTKTVKEVVFIHANNEAAALNLEIEFKQKHPEINTLISYFGPVLGTHLGEGALGILWYTE, via the coding sequence GTGAAAATTGCAGTAATGACTGATAGTACAGCATATATACCAAAAGATTTGGTGGAAAAATATAATATCCATACGGTACCACTAGCCGTTGTTTTTGGTGATGAAATATATCGTGAAGAAGTTGATATTTCACCAGAGGAATTTTATCAAAAGGTGAGAGAATCAGAAAAGCTACCCACAACCTCACAGCCTTCTGTCGGAGATGCTGTAACGAAATTGGAAGAACTGGCAAAGGATTATGATGCAGTAATTTCCATTCATATTTCTAGCGAATTAAGTGGTACATACAATGCAGTGATTAGTGCAGGAGAAATGGTAGAAGGAATTAAATTATATGCCTTTGATTCTAAAATCAGTGCAATGGCGTTAGGCTTTTTTGTGCTAGAAGCAGCGAAATTAATTGAACAAAATAAGACACCTGAAGAGATTTTGAAATACCTTCATGAATTCCATGATAAAGTAAATGCTTATTTTATGGTTGATGATCTATCCCATTTACAACGTGGTGGTCGTTTAAGTGGAGCACAAGCATTTATTGGAAGCCTGTTAAAAATTAAACCAATCCTCCATATTGTAGATGGCAAAATTCTTCCATTTGAAAAAATTCGAACGACAAAGAAAGCACTTCAACGTATCTTGAATTTGCTAGAAGAAGATATACAGACTAAAACAGTAAAAGAAGTTGTATTTATTCATGCTAATAATGAAGCTGCTGCATTGAATTTAGAAATAGAATTTAAGCAAAAACATCCAGAAATAAATACATTGATAAGCTATTTTGGTCCAGTATTAGGCACTCATTTAGGAGAAGGAGCTTTAGGTATTCTTTGGTACACAGAATAG
- a CDS encoding DEAD/DEAH box helicase, which produces MKAELNYEQLAKIYAGKLLLRSEIDLHDQTLHTLLQSSTFSTLPSILQKRFSNQCQRCGNHDIKYFGLIDCLLCGHIHLYCRKCISMGRVSACQPLYLWTGDTPAWPIIAEPCTWKGELTEAQQVAANRVKQAILQKEKDLLVWAVTGAGKTEMLFPGIAEAIAKGQRVCIATPRADVVRELYPRIKSAFQMTEIQALYGGSEERDGIGQLIIATTHQLLRFKHAFDVIVLDEMDAFPYTNDPSLPFVTSRALKTNSTMIYLTATPKASDQIKISRQKLPHVFVPNRYHGQALPIPQSIPCFSLKKDIQANQVPKALLKWIKHRNNPHRQLLLFVPTIQIADQWQKFLPELFLQHQLIQDKSELTTVHASDHDRKTKVELFREKKLKILVTTTILERGVTFPSVDVVVVDAGHDVFDEAALVQIAGRAGRSALDPTGEVLFMHTGKTEAIIRSIQMIKQMNKRAGLK; this is translated from the coding sequence ATGAAAGCAGAATTAAATTATGAACAACTTGCAAAAATTTATGCCGGAAAATTATTACTTCGCTCGGAGATCGATTTACATGATCAAACCCTCCATACTTTACTTCAGAGTTCTACTTTTAGCACGCTCCCATCCATTCTTCAAAAACGTTTTTCCAATCAATGTCAACGTTGTGGCAATCATGATATAAAATACTTTGGTCTGATAGATTGCTTGCTTTGTGGGCATATTCATTTATATTGTCGTAAATGTATTTCAATGGGGCGTGTATCAGCATGTCAGCCTCTGTACTTATGGACAGGAGATACCCCTGCTTGGCCAATTATTGCAGAACCATGTACTTGGAAAGGTGAATTAACAGAAGCACAGCAGGTTGCAGCTAATCGAGTGAAACAAGCGATTTTACAGAAAGAAAAGGATCTCTTAGTATGGGCGGTAACTGGTGCAGGGAAAACTGAAATGTTATTTCCAGGTATTGCTGAAGCTATAGCAAAAGGACAGCGAGTATGTATTGCTACTCCTCGTGCTGATGTCGTCCGAGAGCTATATCCTCGAATTAAATCCGCCTTTCAAATGACTGAAATCCAAGCCCTATATGGAGGCAGTGAAGAAAGAGATGGAATAGGTCAACTTATCATTGCAACAACCCACCAACTCCTACGATTTAAGCATGCATTTGATGTCATCGTTTTAGATGAAATGGATGCTTTTCCTTATACGAATGATCCGTCCTTACCATTTGTAACAAGTAGAGCCTTGAAGACGAACAGCACAATGATTTATTTAACCGCAACTCCAAAAGCCTCTGATCAAATCAAAATCTCCAGACAGAAATTGCCCCATGTTTTTGTCCCTAATCGTTATCATGGACAAGCTTTGCCAATTCCACAGTCTATTCCATGTTTTTCCTTGAAAAAAGATATCCAAGCCAATCAAGTGCCCAAAGCTTTACTTAAATGGATAAAGCATAGAAACAATCCTCATAGACAGTTACTTCTATTTGTTCCAACAATTCAAATTGCCGATCAGTGGCAAAAATTCCTGCCAGAGCTTTTTCTTCAGCACCAATTAATTCAAGATAAATCAGAATTAACAACAGTCCATGCTAGTGATCATGATCGAAAAACAAAGGTTGAACTATTTCGAGAGAAGAAGTTGAAAATTCTTGTGACTACAACGATTTTAGAAAGAGGGGTTACCTTTCCGTCTGTTGATGTAGTGGTGGTTGATGCAGGTCATGATGTTTTTGATGAAGCGGCACTAGTGCAAATTGCTGGACGAGCAGGTAGAAGTGCGCTAGATCCAACTGGAGAAGTATTATTTATGCATACAGGAAAAACAGAAGCCATTATAAGATCCATTCAAATGATTAAGCAAATGAACAAACGAGCAGGACTTAAATAA
- a CDS encoding ComF family protein, giving the protein MNCLYCHEKQVKEVNWVNLFFSEKKSELCTNCQEKLSFIKEQICEACGRPTDAKICGDCLHWQSIYKNKEQLDPLKYNRSIYIYNDFMREIIVKWKYQGDYELGNIFRDIFRKYFLQYFSMLPKDAIIVPIPLSEERKRERAFNQAFMLASFLPWKVEDILTREHREKQAKKSRLERMLGDNPFSLIKPLNKTVVIVDDIYTTGTTLRHAAELLKKNGCPVVYSYTLIRG; this is encoded by the coding sequence GTGAATTGTTTATATTGTCATGAAAAACAGGTAAAAGAAGTGAATTGGGTTAATCTTTTCTTTAGTGAAAAGAAAAGTGAATTATGTACGAATTGCCAAGAAAAGCTAAGTTTCATTAAAGAGCAAATATGTGAAGCTTGTGGAAGACCCACAGATGCAAAAATATGTGGAGATTGTTTGCATTGGCAAAGTATTTATAAAAATAAAGAACAACTAGATCCATTGAAATATAATCGATCCATTTATATTTATAATGATTTCATGCGAGAAATCATAGTAAAATGGAAGTATCAAGGAGATTATGAACTAGGAAATATTTTTCGAGATATATTTAGAAAGTATTTTTTACAATATTTTTCAATGCTTCCTAAAGATGCAATCATTGTACCTATACCTTTAAGTGAAGAACGAAAGCGTGAAAGAGCATTTAATCAGGCCTTTATGCTAGCCAGTTTTTTACCATGGAAAGTGGAAGATATATTAACAAGGGAGCATCGAGAGAAGCAAGCTAAAAAGTCTAGGCTTGAACGTATGCTAGGAGATAATCCATTCTCACTAATAAAACCATTAAACAAAACAGTCGTTATTGTCGATGATATATATACAACAGGAACAACTTTAAGGCATGCAGCAGAATTATTGAAGAAGAATGGGTGTCCTGTTGTTTATAGCTATACATTAATTAGAGGGTAA
- a CDS encoding TIGR03826 family flagellar region protein — translation MAELANCYNCNAVFVKTARNICPKCFAEEEKAFEVVYQFIRRRENREATISEIVEATGVEEKLIIKFVKDKRLRTTMFPNLSYPCEKCGTKIVTGRLCQECSEKIIKDVYLHELEEKAMEKERERINTYYTLDRDRK, via the coding sequence ATGGCAGAATTAGCAAATTGTTACAATTGTAATGCAGTATTTGTTAAAACCGCGAGAAATATTTGTCCGAAGTGCTTTGCGGAGGAAGAAAAGGCTTTTGAGGTAGTTTACCAATTTATTAGAAGAAGAGAAAATCGAGAGGCAACTATTTCGGAAATCGTGGAAGCTACTGGAGTAGAGGAAAAATTAATTATAAAATTTGTAAAGGATAAACGTCTTCGTACAACGATGTTCCCTAATCTGTCTTATCCATGTGAGAAATGTGGAACGAAAATTGTAACAGGTCGTTTATGTCAAGAATGCTCAGAGAAAATTATTAAAGATGTCTATTTACATGAATTAGAAGAAAAGGCAATGGAAAAAGAGAGAGAAAGAATTAACACATACTATACATTAGATAGAGATAGAAAATAA
- the flgM gene encoding flagellar biosynthesis anti-sigma factor FlgM, whose product MKIQGPNFSKIHAYQNQMQVKKEQAKEHVSKEDKLDISNEAKKLQMNQQKTEERDNHIQNIKSSIKSGSYEIDYQKTAKKMLKFWSR is encoded by the coding sequence ATGAAAATTCAGGGACCTAATTTTTCTAAAATCCATGCATATCAAAATCAAATGCAGGTAAAAAAAGAACAAGCGAAAGAACATGTGTCTAAGGAAGATAAATTAGACATATCGAATGAGGCAAAAAAATTACAGATGAATCAGCAAAAAACTGAAGAACGAGATAACCATATTCAAAATATAAAAAGCTCGATAAAATCCGGATCGTACGAAATTGATTATCAAAAAACAGCTAAAAAAATGCTTAAGTTTTGGTCGAGGTAA
- a CDS encoding flagellar protein FlgN has product MSTQSIIAVLQQLIEIHQDMIKLSEEKTEIIKEGSVEKLQKQLVREQKLIRLLEQAENNRQQEVISWYRQADRPLEEITITNILNVLEDEEERNALEEAAVQLANAVMKLKQQEQLNHSLLQQSMQFVQFSLNMINPTIENFNYGNQQTGNNRSVFDSKA; this is encoded by the coding sequence TTGTCTACACAATCCATTATCGCTGTTCTTCAACAACTTATAGAAATTCATCAAGATATGATTAAGCTGTCGGAAGAAAAAACAGAGATTATTAAAGAAGGATCCGTTGAAAAATTGCAAAAACAGCTTGTGCGAGAACAAAAGTTAATTCGCTTATTGGAGCAAGCTGAAAACAACCGTCAGCAGGAAGTTATAAGTTGGTATCGGCAAGCTGATAGACCACTCGAAGAAATAACGATTACAAATATTTTAAATGTTTTAGAGGATGAAGAAGAACGAAATGCGCTAGAAGAGGCAGCAGTGCAATTAGCAAATGCAGTGATGAAATTAAAACAGCAAGAGCAATTGAATCATTCCTTATTACAGCAGTCTATGCAATTTGTACAATTCTCTTTAAATATGATAAATCCAACAATTGAAAATTTTAATTATGGAAATCAACAAACAGGTAATAATAGATCTGTTTTTGATTCAAAAGCATAA